Part of the Olsenella profusa DSM 13989 genome, TTCTGCCTTGAGAGCTGCCCGCTCGGCATCATCAGCAATGCCTCCTACGCCTTCCAGGAGCCCATCAAGTTCGAGGCCAACTCCCAGCTTCCCGTCGCTGGCACCACCGTGCAGTTCGTGATCTCCCTGGCCTAGCGCAGAGGCCCTCGGCATGCGTCCGGTGGCGAGGGCCTCGGAGCAAGGGGAGGGGCATGCGAGCTCGACTCGCGCACCCCTCCCCCTATTCGTTGCGTCTTGGGCCCCGTTGTGGTCAGGGCCGCCCTGCAAGCGACGGCATTCGGACCCTCGCGCTACGCGCTCACGGCGGCGCGGCGCTCCGCCTCCAGGGCCGCGCCCAGCGCACCGGCGTAGCGCGCCTCGGGGCAGCTGGAGACGGGGGAGTCCAGCTTGTGCGAGAGGACCTCGATGATATATGCGTTCTCGCACAGGCCGCCCGTGAGGAAGTAGGGGGCACCCTGGCCCTGCGCCGCCAGCGTGGCGATGCGACCCACCACGGAGTCGATGACGCCACGGGCGATGTTCTCGCGCGGCTCGCCACGTCCCACCAGGGAGATGACCTCGGACTCCGCAAAGACGGTGCACATGCTGCTGATCTTCGTGTCACGCCCCGTACGTGCCATGTCGGACATCTCCTGCTGCGTGACGCCCAGGCGGTTGGCCATCACCTCGAGGAAGCGCCCCGTTCCCGCGGCGCACTTGTCGTTCATGGCAAACTTCGTCACGCGCCCATGCTTGAGGCAGATGACCTTGGTGTCCTGGCCGCCTACGTCGATGACGGTGCCCTCCTCGCCAAAGAGGGTTGCCGCTCCACGGCCATGACAGGTGATCTCCGTCACTGCCGTCTCCGCATAGGGGACGGCAATGCGCCCATAGCCGGTTGCCACGGTGATGACGTCCGGGGACTCAACGTCGATGCGCGCCTCACGGAGCTGCCTCTGTACGGTTTCGGCCGTCTCCCTGCTGCTGTAGCCAGTGGGCATGAGCAGGAGCTTATGGGTGTCCAGTGCCTCATCCAGTACCGCCACCTTGGTGGCCGTCGAGCCGATGTCCACGCCTACGAACCATTGGGCCATGTCTCGCTGCCTTTCTCGTGGTGCCCCCGTTCGTGCACGGGAACAACTCCTCGATTATTTTATTTCCAATTTCAGATAAAATCTGATAGCATAATACACGTATTATGCGGGTTTTTTTGACCTGCTGGCAACCCTGTTCACAGGAGTCCACGAGGGGGACAGGGCTCATCCGAGAGGAGAGGGAGAGAGATGGCACTCGAGAGCAACGTGAAGGTGACCAAGAACGAGATCAGCCCATCCGCGATCGGCAAGGCTGCCGAGGAGCTCTACGCCGGTGGCTTCTACTGCTGCGAGGCTGTCATGTCCGCCATACGCGACGGCTTTGGCCTGGATCTGCCCGATTCCATCATCGAGATGTCCTCCGGCATGGCCGTGGGCGTCGGCCGCTCGGGCTGCATGTGCGGGGCTGCCAACGGCGGCGTCATGGCTCTGGGCATGTTCTTCGGTCGCCACGAGCAGAACGGTCCCAAGGATCCGCGCTCCGTCAAGGTCATGGAGCTCACCCATGAGCTGCACGACTGGTTCCGTGACAACAACGGCAAGCATGCTCTGTGCTGCCGCGTCCTCACCCGTGGCATGGACATGGCCTCCGGCGAGCACAAGGCCCAGTGCATCCACTTCACCGGCCTCTGCGCCAGGAAGACGGCCGAGATCATCTGCCGTGAGATGGAGCTCACCAACCTCGACGAGCAGGCTGCCGCCTAGCACCTCATAGCGTCCCTGCGGGGCCACCACGCGCTAAGGTGTGGTGGCCCTTTTCACGACGAAAGGATAGGCCTCCATGAGCCTGCTCAAGCGTGTCTCCATCCCCTTCGCGGGCGTGGCCCTGGGCTTTGCTGCCCTCGGCAACCTGCTTCAGAGCTACTCCGAGGTGCTACGCGGCATCTGCGGCGTGCTCTCCCTCGTCTTCATCGTGCTGCTCGTCGGCAAGCTCGTCGTCGATGCCGCCGGCGTGCGCAAGGCGCTCGACAACCCCATCCAGGCCAGCGTCGCGGGCACCTTCCCCATGGCCCTCATGCTCCTGAGCACCTACATCGCCCCTGCCGTCCACGGCTTCGCCTTCGCGCTGTGGGTCTGTGCCGTGGCCCTGCACCTGGTGCTCATCGTGTGGTTCAGCCTCAAGTTCCTCCGCAGGCTGGAGCTCAAGACCGTCTTTGCGAGCTACTACATCGTCTACGTGGGCATCGTGGTGGCCTCGGTGACGGCCCCCGCCTTCGGCATGGAGGCCTTCGGTAACATCGCCTTCTGGTTCGGCCTGGTGTGCCTCGTCGCCCTGCTCGTGCTGGTGACGGTGCGCTACGTGCGCCTGCCCGAGGTGCCCGAGCCCGCCCGTCCGGTGTTCTGCATCTATGCGGCCCCCACGAGCCTCTGCGTGGCCGGCTACATCCAGTCCGGCCAGCCCAAGTCCCTGCCCTTCGCCCTGGTGCTGCTCGCCATCGCGACCGTCATCTACGTCATTGCGCTCGTGAGGGCCATCCCGCTGCTGGGTGCCAAGTTCTTCCCCAGTTGGGCGTCCTTCACCTTCCCCTTTGTCATCAGCGCCATCGCCTCCAAGCAGGTCATGACCATGGCGGCCAAGATGGGTGCGCCCCTGCCATGGCTGGGGCCCGTGGTGCTCGTCGAGACGGTCATCGCCGTGGTGCTCTGCGTGTACGTGTGTGTCCGCTTCTGCGCATCGCTCGCCCAGAAGGAGGCCTAGGCCCCGCCTGGGCTCTGTCTCACAGAACGCAGCCCCCGGCCGGCGTCATCCCTGAAGGGTGGCGCCGGCCTCCTTCTGGGCGTGGAGAGGGCTGAAGGGGCAGTCGAGTCCCGTGCACAGGCGGTTTTGGGCGGCCCGGGTGCACACGGGGCGCGAGGGGGTGAGCGTCACGCCCAGCTCCTCGCGCACGATGCGCGCGGCAACGAGCAGACAGAGGTAGGACTCCCGCTTGCAGCAGCGCGGGCCTCCGACCTTGGCCACGGCGGCGAGGGCCTCCGAGGTCATGTGGTTGCACAGGCCAAAGGTCCGCTCCGAGAAGGGGTTGGTGCCGGTGACGATGGACATGAAGATGCCACAGCTCACCGCAGCCCCGCAGCAGCCCCACATGCCACAGATCCCACCCGGCACCTGCTTGCCACGGGAGAGCATCTCCTTGAGCGCCTCCCCGAGGTCCAGCTCACCGCCGGCGTTATGGTAGGCGGTAAGGAGTGCCGCCCCCACCATCGTGTGGTGCTCGGGACCGTTCATGTGACAGAAGGGCTGGCCCATGAGGTCCTCCATGATGGCGATGGGATCGCTTGTGGTCTCGGCCCTGCACACGCCCACGATGGCGTCCAGGCCCCGACGGTGGCAGTCGTCGCATACGAAGTGCCCATGGACGCAACGGGTGTTGCTGGGGAAGGTGCGGTGGCAGATCGCGCACTCCATGGCTTCCTCGTGCTCGAGGTACTCGAGCTCCGCATGGCAGATCAGGCACTCGTCGACGTCATGCCCGCGCCTTCCCATGGAGCATCACCCTTTCGTTCGCTAGGAATTACTACCGTTGACCGTTTGCTATTGAATTTGACTTACTGCGATTACTATTATATATAGAGCCAGTCCTAGCGAAGCCATTTCCAGCCGGAAGGGAGGTGCGGCCCTACTCCATGTCTTACGATTCCTCTTTTGCGGTTCGTTTTACCTGTGCACCAAACGCTTGATGGTCCTGCCTGCTTGGCCGTGAGCCGAGTGTGGCCGCGCCCGTTGGGAGCCGAGAGGCTACCCTTCACCGACGGCCATGACCCAGCTTTGGACTGGCCTCTGGTCATTAGGATACATAATCGCGATTATGTATCCTAAACCTTGGCCACAGCGGGCTGTGTGCGTCCACAGCCTGTCGGCGCTCTACGGTAAGGCATCTGTAGGAAGAACAGCAAAGGAAGAAGAAAGGAGCAAGAGCCGTATGAAACTGGAGATTGGAAACGTCAACGTCAAGGACGTGCTTCTCGGCAGCGAGAACTCGTTCAAGGACGGCATCCTGACGATCGACAAGCAGGGCGCGATCGATTACCTCAAGGGCGAGGACGATCACATCACCGAGCTTGACATCGTCATCGCGCATCCTGGCGACGACACCCGCATCGTCCCCGTCATCGAGACGATCGAGCCGCGTGTCCGCATGGATGGCCGCTGCGTGTTCCCCGGTGTGACCGACGAGGTCGTGCCGGCCGGTGATGGCGAGCTCAAGGCCGCGAAGGGCACGTGCGTCACGGTCGTTGGCAAGGAGTGGGGGTCGTTCGGCGACGGCGTCATCGACATGGGTGGCGAGGGAGCCAAGCACACCTATTGGTCAAAGCTCATCAACATCTGCCTCGTAGGCGATACCGACGAGGAGTTCGAGCGTCACGAGCAGCAGAAGTGCAACCACGCCCTTCGCTGGGCTGGACACCGCCTGGCCGAGTACGTGGGCAAGATCATCAAGGACGTCGACGCAGACGAAACCGAGACCTACGTGTTCGACCCCGTGCTGAAGCGCGACGAGGCTCGCAAGGACCTCCCGAACGTCGCCATCGTCCTGCAGCCCCAGTCCCAGATGGAGGCCATGGGCTACAACGACCTGCTGTATGGCTGGGACATGAACCACTTCCTGCCGACCTTCTTGAGCCCCACCGAGGTGTTTGATGGGTGCATCATCTCTGGCTCGTTCATGCCCGCCTCCTCCAAGTGGTCGACGTACGAGTTCCAGAACTTCCCGCTTATCAAGGAGCTCTTCAAGCACGACGGGATCGACTACAACTTCGTGGGCGTCATCATGTCCAACCTGAACGTCGCCCTCAACCAGAAGGAGCGCTCGGCGGTCATGGTGCGCAACATCGCCCTCAACCTGGGCGTTGACTACGCGCTCGTCACCGAGGAGGGCTACGGCAACCCCGACACCGACTACGTGCGCTGCCAGGTCATCCTGGAGGATGCCGGCATCCCCGTCGTGGGCGTCTCCAACGAGTCCGATGGCCGCGATGGCGAGGGCCAGCCGCTCGTCGTGCTCAACGAGAAGCTTACCGCCCTGGTCTCTACGGGCAACGTGGGCGAGCTTACCGAGCTTCCCGCCTGCAAGACCGTCATCGGCAACCTTGAGGCCATGAATCGCGATGGCATGTCCGGTTCCTGGGGCTACGATGAGATCCTGGGCAAGTCCGCCCGTGACGATGGCTCCATCATCATGGAGGACAACAACTGGTTCTGCGGGGACCACATCTCTGGATTCTCCGTCAAGACCATGGCAGAAGTGTAGGCATTCGATACAGGTAAAGGAGGTAAGCAAATGAAGAAAGTCATCTACTACGTCAACCAGTTCTTCGGCGGCATCGGCGGCGAGGACAAGGCCGACTTCGAGCCCGAGATTCGCGAGGGCGTCGTCGGTCCGGCCATGGCCGCCAACCAGCAGCTGGTTGATGCCGAGGTCACGCACACCATCATCTGCGGCGACAACTTCATGGGTTCCAACACCGATGAGGCGATCTCCCGGATTCTGGGCTTCCTCGATGGCCTCGAGTTTGACATGCTCATCGCCGGCCCCGCCTTCCAGGCCGGCCGCTATGGCGTCGCCTGTGGCAACGTCTGCAAGGCCGTGCATGAGAAGTTCGGGGTTCCCACGATCACGTCCATGAACGTGGAGAACCCGGGCGTCGACATGTTCAAGAAGGACTGCTACATCATGAGCGGTGCCA contains:
- a CDS encoding acyl-CoA dehydratase activase, whose protein sequence is MAQWFVGVDIGSTATKVAVLDEALDTHKLLLMPTGYSSRETAETVQRQLREARIDVESPDVITVATGYGRIAVPYAETAVTEITCHGRGAATLFGEEGTVIDVGGQDTKVICLKHGRVTKFAMNDKCAAGTGRFLEVMANRLGVTQQEMSDMARTGRDTKISSMCTVFAESEVISLVGRGEPRENIARGVIDSVVGRIATLAAQGQGAPYFLTGGLCENAYIIEVLSHKLDSPVSSCPEARYAGALGAALEAERRAAVSA
- a CDS encoding DUF5714 domain-containing protein codes for the protein MGRRGHDVDECLICHAELEYLEHEEAMECAICHRTFPSNTRCVHGHFVCDDCHRRGLDAIVGVCRAETTSDPIAIMEDLMGQPFCHMNGPEHHTMVGAALLTAYHNAGGELDLGEALKEMLSRGKQVPGGICGMWGCCGAAVSCGIFMSIVTGTNPFSERTFGLCNHMTSEALAAVAKVGGPRCCKRESYLCLLVAARIVREELGVTLTPSRPVCTRAAQNRLCTGLDCPFSPLHAQKEAGATLQG
- a CDS encoding TDT family transporter, with translation MSLLKRVSIPFAGVALGFAALGNLLQSYSEVLRGICGVLSLVFIVLLVGKLVVDAAGVRKALDNPIQASVAGTFPMALMLLSTYIAPAVHGFAFALWVCAVALHLVLIVWFSLKFLRRLELKTVFASYYIVYVGIVVASVTAPAFGMEAFGNIAFWFGLVCLVALLVLVTVRYVRLPEVPEPARPVFCIYAAPTSLCVAGYIQSGQPKSLPFALVLLAIATVIYVIALVRAIPLLGAKFFPSWASFTFPFVISAIASKQVMTMAAKMGAPLPWLGPVVLVETVIAVVLCVYVCVRFCASLAQKEA
- a CDS encoding C-GCAxxG-C-C family protein codes for the protein MALESNVKVTKNEISPSAIGKAAEELYAGGFYCCEAVMSAIRDGFGLDLPDSIIEMSSGMAVGVGRSGCMCGAANGGVMALGMFFGRHEQNGPKDPRSVKVMELTHELHDWFRDNNGKHALCCRVLTRGMDMASGEHKAQCIHFTGLCARKTAEIICREMELTNLDEQAAA
- a CDS encoding glycine/sarcosine/betaine reductase component B subunit; its protein translation is MKLEIGNVNVKDVLLGSENSFKDGILTIDKQGAIDYLKGEDDHITELDIVIAHPGDDTRIVPVIETIEPRVRMDGRCVFPGVTDEVVPAGDGELKAAKGTCVTVVGKEWGSFGDGVIDMGGEGAKHTYWSKLINICLVGDTDEEFERHEQQKCNHALRWAGHRLAEYVGKIIKDVDADETETYVFDPVLKRDEARKDLPNVAIVLQPQSQMEAMGYNDLLYGWDMNHFLPTFLSPTEVFDGCIISGSFMPASSKWSTYEFQNFPLIKELFKHDGIDYNFVGVIMSNLNVALNQKERSAVMVRNIALNLGVDYALVTEEGYGNPDTDYVRCQVILEDAGIPVVGVSNESDGRDGEGQPLVVLNEKLTALVSTGNVGELTELPACKTVIGNLEAMNRDGMSGSWGYDEILGKSARDDGSIIMEDNNWFCGDHISGFSVKTMAEV